The genomic window CTTCGCGGCGCCGGAGGAGGTCGCGGCGACGGCCGCCTTCCTCGTCGGCGCGGGCGGGGCCTACATCACCGGCGCGGTGCTGCCGGTCGATGGCGGGCTGACCGCGATGATGGGCATCCACCGCACCTGAGCCCCGGCGCTCCGTCCCTCCTGCCGACCCCTCGCCCCGATCTCCCACCCATGCCGCTGCGGCCGACACGTCTTCTCGCGCTCACCCTGCTCCTCGGAGCGGGTGACGCCGCGCGGGCGGCCGAGACCTTCCGGGTCGAAGGCCTGCCGCGGGACGACAGCCTCGCCATCCGCGAGGCGCCGGACGCGGGCGCCCCCGCCCTCGGGCAGATCCCCGTCGGGCGCCGGGTTCTCGGCTTCGGCTGCACCAACGATACGCCGAGCGGGCTGACATGGTGCCGGGTC from Methylorubrum populi includes these protein-coding regions:
- a CDS encoding SH3 domain-containing protein → MPLRPTRLLALTLLLGAGDAARAAETFRVEGLPRDDSLAIREAPDAGAPALGQIPVGRRVLGFGCTNDTPSGLTWCRVRFERSLGWARRRYLTPD